ctgttcaccatCAACTTTCACTGAACCAGCAACCACAGcttcccaaatgctgttcaaagaggtgtattgtctcccttcacgtttgagaagggcccacaagttctcagtaggatttaagtcaggtgaggaaggggccaagtcattatttgggcatctttgaggcccttgctggctagccaagcagtggagtacttggatgcatgtgatggagcattgtcctgcataaagatcatggccttcttgaatgctgaggacttcttcctgtactaatgcttgaagaaagtactttccagaaactggcagtaggtttgggagttgagtttcagtccatcttcaactcgaaaaggtccaactacctcatccttaataatagcagcccataccagtacccctcctccaccttgctggcacctgacctgacatccattagtgatccagccacgggcccatccatctggtccatcaagagtcactctcatttcatctgtccataaaaccttcatgtcttcatgtatttctttgcccaatcttgacgcttcagcttgtgaatatattcagtggtggtcgtgtttcagccttcttgaccttggccatgtctctgagcacttggcaccttgtacttctggacactccaggtaagttctggaatatggtggcattggaggataatgggttcctggtagcttcacatttaattcttctcaagtcttttgcagttaatttgcgccttttcttctccatgcgtttttttgcgccccagttgactattcgcaacaaagcgtttgattgtccggtggtcacgcctcaatagtttagctatttcaagagtgttgcatccgtctgaaaggcattttacaatatttgacatttcagtgtcagttaaatctcttttttggcccattttacctgaggtaatgaagctgcctaataattatgcacactttgatataaggtgttagtcactttcgccacaccctccctcattacacaaatacataccacctgataatgactgaatccaataagcattcaagtttatatgttTGGAGTTgtaaaatgtgcatggaaataatgataagatcagaatactcacttgcctaataattgtgcacgctgtgtatagacacaagacataaacaatatgtgtgttaacattatattactgtgattaaatcattatctaaccacatctgtgaaaagttatagacaattttacaacttcattaccatgacaatgtaatgtcaataaaccctaaaacgacacttaaaacaactttacagctcaaattaatacacgagtttaacagaagaattaatgtgattttataaaattatacacttcacatttctgactttaaacctccaaaaattgacctcattgacttccattgtaagtgtctcactggaacacacatttaaagaaaaagaggaacgagtcgaaattaattttattggtaatcaacattataccacaataacttgtattgaacccggaatattcctttaatatatacagtattatataatttattattatcagtacaataaaaacatttcaatattattattattggtcaaCAAATACACATTTTTCAATAGCTGTTTGTTCAATTATTACCTACAACACTGATTATGTGCTGACAGTCGTTATTGATCATTACTGACTGTAAAGAGCTTTAATATTTCAAACGCATCATAGTAAGAACAACGGGGTAAAGCACATCTTCAGGAAATGTAGCTTATTTTCTGGTCATGAAGTGTATGAagattcaataaatacatttattttaggagcattattacattattataggaggaacatcatgtgtgtgaaatcacaacagaaagttgttttgaaTGAAATTATTTGTTGAAAAGATTTATTACCCCAGCGGGGGTATATCGATACAGTGTAGATCCCGGGGCAATCGTTATAGGGCACAGtgccaaataaaacaaatacttttgagacatcaagatgcttttttgagtaacaaatgaagataatacttatttaaaataagcacttcagaaaagggtgcatcatttctgttcatttcaatcacatctgAATTATTCTATAAATAAATGATGTTATGATTGATCAGTCAGCACACTTTAATCATTCTTCATATCAAATCTCACACCACTGCagtaaaacaatgtgtttaatacaggCCTTTAACCCTTTTTACCACAAATAGtttcctttcacttattgggcagtaatttaattatatatatatataatcaccttgaacaaaatagaaaataacaaatatttagtctcaaaataaatgtgataatttccagtaTATTCATTAACTACATTAATTtgcaattgtttttattattaaatgttagatCAAACTGTCTCAAAATGAACCTTTAGTCATTACACACAAAGATCTGATGAAAGAGGAACATTTTACACTTCATAGTGACAAACAGCTGTGGACGTTTTTATTGCTTTTTGGAAGAAATTAAAATCAAAGAGCCTTTTGCCCCATTGTGATCTACTTATAATTAGAATAAATAGCTGAATAAAGACTTGAGTAATAGAGTATATTCTGGAAGTGTCACACAATGTTGTGTTTTTAtgataaattacacattataatTGAAACAAGTATTCACAACTCATTTCTGTTTATGATTCAGGATTGAAGATCAATGCACAAATGTTTCATTCAGTACAGACATTATATCTTATCAGTATATAACTGTTTACAGTGCTGATGAATCGAGTCATGTTATTAatattgtattacacattaaaaaGTGAAATTCATCATTTCATGTAAAATTGGAAATGATGTAGTGAGTTAAGAGTCACACAAACTGAGATTCATGTTCCTCTCAGTGCTGATGATCACATTAAACCACATGATCCATTTCACAATCATTCTGATTTGTTTCAGATCAATAAGTCAAAATATTTATCAACTCCTCATTAATGTGATCGTTTACAGTGGATTAACAGAAGCTCTCTGTCCTATAATAACCTTTTATTATCACACTGTTTATCCGTCTATTCTGGGCTGCAGATGAGTGCAGTATTAACACTAATCCAACAGCGTTGTTGTTGTGATTGATTAACTGCTCACGCGCTACACaaacctgtctgtctctctccggATCTGTCTGTCTCACAGTGTTGATGGATCTCTGACAGACTCGGAGCAGGTGAGTGCGACAGGCTTTATTGTCTTCTGTCATCTTGAGGAAATTTCCATTAAATAACATATAAAGGGTTAATATGATCTTGCTTTAGAGTCTCTGGTCAAAACAAAAGTATGAAATAAGAGGGTAAGACTTCAACTGaaatctaattctcattactgaagagattattcaTATTTGATCATGATTGACAGATATTTCTGGTTTATATCGTATACAGTGAACTCATGTGAAACATGTTTAAATACACGTGTGTTTATTTGTGCAGACTGAAATGGGATGTGGAGCCACGAAATCAAACCAGCAGCAGCTGAAACAAACTGAACGAGGTGAAATATTCAGAATTCTGTCACGTCATTCAATTCAATTATGATTTGATGAACATGAAATTAAATATCTGCCATTCAATCAGTTTCATCAAAGAAACAGAGCAAAACAACCGTTCGTACACGTGTTTCTGTCCGTCTCAGTAGCAAATATTTCAGTTTCATGTATTTTAATaagagtttttattttgtaaatgtcACTTTAATGTTTTTATGGTGAAAGTCAATCAGTCtgtttttctctgtgtttgtGAATTCACATGCAGCAGCTACAGGTGAGAGaaatcaagtgtgtgtgtgtgtgtgtgtgtgtttaatctgATGAAACAATCACATTTACTCacatctgctgtgtgtgtgtgtgtatgtatgtgtgtatatgtgtgtgtttggatttatgcttgtgtgtgcgtgtatatgcgtgtgtgcttgtgtgtgtgtgtatatgtatatgtgtatatatgtgtgtgtgtgtgtgtgtccttgtgtgtgtatatatatatatgtgtgtgtgtgcttgtgtgtgtatatatgtgtgtgtatatttatgtgtgtgtgtatatgtgtgtgtgtgcttgtgtgtgtgtatatatatatatatatgtgtgtgtgcttgtgtgtgtgtatatatatatgtgtgtgtatatatatatatgtgtgtgtgcttgtgtgtgtgtatatatatatatgtgtgtgtgcttgtgtgtgtgtatatatatatgtgtgtccttgtgtgtgtatatatatatgtgtgtccttgtgtgtgtatatatatatgtgtgtgtgtgcttgtgtgtgtatatatatatgtgtgtgtgcttgtgtgtgtatatatatgtgtgtgtccttgtgtgtgtatatatatatgtgtgtgtgcttgtgtgtgtatatatatatgtgtgtgtgtgcttgtgtgtgtatatatatatgtgtgtgtgtgcttgtgtgtgtgtatatgtgtccttgtgtgtgtatatatatatgtgtgtgtgtgcttgtgtgtgtatatatatatatgtgtgtgtgcttgtgtgtgtgtatatatatatatgtgtgtgcttgtgtgtgtgtatgtgtgtgtgtccttgtatgtgtatatatatatatatatatgtgtgtgtgtgcttgtgtgtgtatatatatatgtgtgtgtgtgcttgtgtgtgtgtatatatatatgtgtgtgtgcttgtgtgtgtgtatatatatatatatatatgtgtgtgtgcttgtgtgtgtgtccttgtgtgtgtatatatatatatatgtgtgtgtgtgcttgtgtgtgtatatatatatatgtgtgtgtgcttgtgtgtgtgtatatatatatgtgtgtgtgcttgtgtatgtgtatatatatatatatatgtgtgtgtgcttgtgtgtgtatatatatatatatgtgtgtgtgtgcttgtgtgtgtgtgtatatatatatatgtgtgtgtgtgcttgtgtgtgtgtatatatatatgtgtgtgtgcttgtgtgtgtatatatatatatgtgtgtgtatatatatgtgtgtgtgtccttgtgtgtgtatatatatatatatatatgtatatatgtgtgtgtatatgtgtgtgtgcagcgATGCGTGCGGCTCTGCTCATTCAGCGCTGGTATCGTCAGTACGCCGCGCGATTAGAGATGCGTCGTCGCTGCACGTGGAACATCTTTCAGTCTATCGAGTATTCAGGAGAACAGGATCATATAAAGGTGAAACTAACACTGTGATGTGCACTTGTGAGGGGGCTtttaacaatatataataaaCCAAGGTTTAATTACAGCTGTTTGATTAACATTGCTCATACTAGTGACGCGGTTCAAGAGGTCGTACTAAactgtgaatatagtcatggATAAAGAACATTAACATTTCTAAGCAATTAGATTTACACTTTTTTACCTGGTGGATAATAAAACAGGTGgaagaaaaatcccatagacttgcattgaacgAGGGACTCAGatctagagagcagaatatcacagagGAAAACGTGCACAGCTGATCAGTGATCAATTAACATCTTGACCtacagtgtttttgaatgaatggaactcttaaagggacagttcacccaaaaaacaaaaaaaaaaaacttatttactcaccctcatgccatcccagatgtgtgtgactttctttcttctgcagaacacaaatgaagatttttagaagaatatttcagctctgtaggtccatacaatgcaagtgaatggtgaccagaactttgaagctccaaaaagcacataaaggcagcataaaagtaatccataagactccagtggtttaatccatgtcttcagaagtgatgtgatatgatatgtgtgagtgagaaacagatcaatatttaagttcttttttttactataaatctccactttcacttttacatctttCTAAATCTTTAACAgttaaagtggaaatttagagtaaaaaatgtcatattgatctgtttctcatccacacctatcatatcccttcagaacacatggattaaaccactggagtcttttggattacttttatgctgcctttatgtgctttatggagcttcaaagttctggtcaccatttacttgcattatatggacctacagagctgaaatattcttctaaaaatcttcatttgtgttctgcagaagaaagtcatacacatctgggatggcatgaggatgaataaatgatgagaatgtttatttttagatgaactttccctttaaggaaactggtctcagaacagtttgaaaagaacattttttcatcctacctctgcatacagcctccaaaggcagcaatTTCCTGTCTATTTTCACTTCAGTTAGAATACAACTAACTAGCAAACACTCACAAGACCCGTTAGCATTGTTTTTTGCGCAGACAAACACTACTCGCCTTTTCTCCATAATAAACACAAGGATCAACATATCAATCTGAACACGGTTCCATGTTTATGTGTGACTGTGTTCATTCTCAGTTGTGTTTGTGTCGTTTGTGTTTCTGCAGCTTTATAATTTCTTTGGTTATCTGATGGATCATTTCACTCCTGCCAGCGATGAAAGTAAGAAACTCACAAGCTTCATGAAGTTCAGCCTTTTTTAAAGTCAACACGACTGATTTTAGATGAACATTGTCTCTGTCAGAGAATCTGATCTGTCATCTGTTTCGTGAGACTGAAGTGAGTCATGATGTGGATTTGGAGAGATGTTTCTGTTATAAGAACATTGATGTTCCTGACGGTTATAACGGTCCTCATCTCTCGTTCCCGCTGACCGTTTCTAACGTCACTGATCTGGTGCAGGCCTTCAAAAACAAACAAGTAACTACACAAACTCCTCTAACCGTAAGAGAACGGGACAAAATAAACCAGTGTTTAATCGTTTCATCTTAGAATATTAAACTTGAGTTAAAGTGTGTTTAACTGTAGATTTCTCTCTAGAAGCTTCACGCGCGATACGTCCTTCAGCTGCTCGGGAACACGTGGACGCTGCTGCGACTGATGCCGAACATCAGTCACGTGTCCACCTGCAAACACAAAGAAATCACGATCTGTGGTGAGAATCTCTGTAAATAAACACATCAGTCATACACACATGATTTCACTTTTAGAATAAAAGATGACATTAGCTCAGACAgttttttaaaggtttaaaagtgtAGTTGTTCTTTTCCCTCACGCAGGTGATTTACACGGTCATCTTGAAGATCTGCTGCTGGTCTTTTATAAAGTCAGTGAGTTTCTGCTACACAGAAATCTGCATCTTGCCTTTAAGAATGCGGCAATAACGGATATTTCTCTCTATACTAGAACGGGTTTCCATCAGCGGAGACGCCGTATGTGTTTAACGGTGACTTTGTGGACAGAGGAAAAGAATCCATCGAGATCCTCATGGTTCTGTTTGCGTTCATGCTGCTGTATCCACACGACCTTCATCTGAACAGAGGAAACCACGAAGATCACATCGTAAACCTGCGGTACAGACTCAAACACTCGATGTactgatatatgtgtgtgtgagcgacGAGTTATCGATGTAAGAGATTTGAAGATGAAAACCTTTTTTAACGCAGGTATGGCTTTACCAAGGAAGTTCTTGGCAAATATCGGGTGAGTTAATCGGCCGCTGCACACACTCATTCATTCAGATTAACCGAAAGatcgctgacacacacacacacacacacacacacacgatactTTAAGAGGATTTACACCCCAATTCACACACAGACAGTTCGGCTCTCGATATCAGCAGCTGCTAAAATCTCTCACACACATTTCATTAGCACAATACTTCATTACAGCTCATTAAATGTGTCAACGCCCTGTCACATGACTCGAACTTCAACACTTTTGAACTCGAGAGACATAAAGTGTGTTGTAGGATCATGGAGCGATTTTATGAGGTGGTGGTAGTAAAGAAATCAGTTAACATATATCTGCACATGATGATACGTCATGTGAATATAAATCATTGGCTTTACCAGAGCTCCTCCACAACGGGGAGCCTTCAAAAAGCGCAACACGCCGGGATGCCGACAAAGAGACGAGAGGCCGTTCTTTTTAAAGGTGTAACACTCTGAACGCGGTTCATTGACGTCAGGGCCATTATATGATTGGCTTAGAAGACGTTGTGCTCTCTGTTATAATTCGAGACACGTGACACGGCCTTTAGAGAAGGTTTACAGTCATTTGAATATTGATGTTTTTCCTCGGATGTTGTCGCAGGTTCACGGGAAGAAGATTCTTAAACTTCTGCAGAAGATCTTCAGCTGGTTGCCATTGGCAACAGTGATCGATCAGAAAGTTCTGATTCTACACGGAGGAATTTCCGACAAGACGGATCTGAACTTAATCAGCAAGCTGGACCGACATCGAGTGTGTTTCTCACTTCAGTTTCAGTAAAACAGTGAAATCCcgttcacactgacagtgattttATTTCTGGAGGTCACCAGGTCACCGTGTCGTTGGCCGTTCCTTCTGCTGGACACTCTAATGTGATTGGTGGGATAATCACCTCTTGAAAATCTGATCTCAAATGTAAAATTAAGGCATTTTATTttgacaaggaatttgtttttttttgctgctgaAAATAAACGTTTGTTTATAAattgcagcagtgcataaaacaTGATATGATGAACAAGATAAATGacctataaaacacacacacatgtgaacaAATATAATTCATATAGAAGAGTGAAATCACTGTTTGTTGCCAGAAATTGCTGTCAGTGTGACCGCTTCATCATCAGATCCAGTGAATGAAGTTGTGGATCACATTCAGAATCTGTCATTGATTCTCTCTTCTGGAATCTTCTCTTGCTCTCTCAGTTCGTTTCATCTTTCCAGCCGCTAAAGAGAAGTGGAGCGTCCCTGCGGCTGAAGGAAGTGGCTCTCGATCCGGACGAGGACAATGTCAGTATCGGTCGCAGGCGCGTTCAGTCTCTGACTCACAGAACGGCGCTGCGGCACAGACAGGATCTGCCACGGCACTCTGTGCACTCCGAGTCCAGACGGACAGGTCGATCTGTGGAGGACGAGCTGAGAGAGAAACGCCGTCtggctggactcagtctctcgtCCAGTTCAGAGCCCGATTCTACTGAACTTCTGGAGACAGACGAGTGGAAGCAGGTGAAAACAAACCTACTGGACTTCACCTCGACATCTCTCATGACAGTGAAAACACTGTTTACAGACGATATTAAAATCTGTCAGAGCtgaagcctgggtagctcagtgagtattgatgctgactatcacacctggagtcacgagttcgaatccagggcgtgctgagtgactccagtcaggtctcctaagcaaccaaattggcccggttgctagggagggtagagtcacatggggtaacctcctcgtggtcgtgattagtggttctcactctcaatggggtgtgtggtaagttgtgtgtggatcgtggagagtagcatgagtctccacatgctgtgagtctccgcggtgtcatgcacaacgagtcacgtgataagatgcacggattgacggtctcagaagcggaggcaactgagacttgtcctccaccacccggattgaggtgagtaaccgcaccaccacgaggacctactaagtagtgggaattgggcattccaaattgggagaaaaggggataaaattaaaatCTGTCAGAGCTGATATCTCGTGTTGCAAGAAACTCCTCAAGTTCTGAAAAGCTTTAGTTGTAATTGTAGATGGGCTTTCTTAACTCAAGGGGTTTCTTGCAAACAGCTGCAGCACTAATTACAGGAGCTCAGGCTAAAAGAATATATGTCAGTGTTTATAATAAAAGTACTGTAGCagaatcagatggtaataccatgatatttcAATATATATCATGGTTCCGAATTATTTACATAGTCTTTACATCCTGCTATAAGGTTCTTTAATTAATCCAAAAGTACATGTGTAAaataaacatggtaataccactgTGCAGACAGTCCGTCACTGAACTGTGTTTTAGATGTTGAATAATGTTCGTCTCACTCTGCACTCCTGGAAACGatattctgttctgttttgcTCATTTTAAACTCTACAGTCACACTCCAACCTTGTTTTGTTGCTCTCTAGATAGTGGACGTCCTGTGGAGTGACCCGATGTCTCAGAACGGTTGCGTCCCAAACAAAGTTCGTGGTGGGGGGTGTTACTGGGGGCCGGACGTCACACAGAACGTGCTGGACAGACACAAACTACAGCTGCTGATCAGATCACACGAGTGCAAACAGGAAGGATACGAGTTCTGCCACAACGGCAGGGTGAGACAAACCATAAATGCCAtcttttctctgtagaaatgctGAGGTGAATGTTTGAAAAGACTGAATACATCGTGTCATTTCCTCATTTAtccaagtaaataatgacacgcTGACAGAGTTTGTATTTGCAggttttgacaatattttcagCCTCAAACTATTATGACATTGGCAGTAACAGAGGCGCTTACATTCGTTTGGGTCCCGACCTCATTCCTCACTTCAAACAATTCCAGGCCAGCCGAACGACACGAGAGCTAACACTCAGACAgaggtgaacacacacacacttacatgatGCATTTATAATCTTTGAAATGatcaaatgttttttcttctgtgtGTGTAGTGTGGGGCGAACGGAACGTTCCGCGTTACAGGCACTGAGGATGCAGCTGTTTGCACACAAATCTGCCCTGATTCGACAATTTCAGGAATACGACCCCAAGTGTACAGGTACATCTCTCTGTCGATGAAGGTCTGGTCTCTCGGTTCTCTAACGTCTCATATCTCTGTTGAAGACCTGATGTTTCTGTCGTTGAAGGTCTGGTCTCTCTGAAGAATTGGGCGGTTGTGGTGGAGATGGTTCTGCATCTGAGTCTGCCGTGGAGGGTTTTGCGATCTCAGCTGGTGACAAGTTGCACTCAGGACGGGCTGCTCAACTATCATGATTGGGTTAACGAGCTGTCAATCATTCAGTCAAATACTGAGGTGACCGCAGACAAACATTAA
The DNA window shown above is from Myxocyprinus asiaticus isolate MX2 ecotype Aquarium Trade chromosome 40, UBuf_Myxa_2, whole genome shotgun sequence and carries:
- the LOC127430454 gene encoding serine/threonine-protein phosphatase with EF-hands 2-like — its product is MRAALLIQRWYRQYAARLEMRRRCTWNIFQSIEYSGEQDHIKLYNFFGYLMDHFTPASDEKNLICHLFRETEVSHDVDLERCFCYKNIDVPDGYNGPHLSFPLTVSNVTDLVQAFKNKQKLHARYVLQLLGNTWTLLRLMPNISHVSTCKHKEITICGDLHGHLEDLLLVFYKNGFPSAETPYVFNGDFVDRGKESIEILMVLFAFMLLYPHDLHLNRGNHEDHIVNLRYGFTKEVLGKYRVHGKKILKLLQKIFSWLPLATVIDQKVLILHGGISDKTDLNLISKLDRHRFVSSFQPLKRSGASLRLKEVALDPDEDNVSIGRRRVQSLTHRTALRHRQDLPRHSVHSESRRTGRSVEDELREKRRLAGLSLSSSSEPDSTELLETDEWKQIVDVLWSDPMSQNGCVPNKVRGGGCYWGPDVTQNVLDRHKLQLLIRSHECKQEGYEFCHNGRVLTIFSASNYYDIGSNRGAYIRLGPDLIPHFKQFQASRTTRELTLRQSVGRTERSALQALRMQLFAHKSALIRQFQEYDPKCTGLVSLKNWAVVVEMVLHLSLPWRVLRSQLVTSCTQDGLLNYHDWVNELSIIQSNTEIANTSLLETLYKHHSNLETIFRMIDTDHSGLISFEEFHQTWKLLSSHLQTDISDKAIADLAESIDFNKDGSIDINEFMEAFRLVEHCRAERQPLPSPNSPE